The following proteins come from a genomic window of Pseudomonas sp. WJP1:
- a CDS encoding sigma-54-dependent transcriptional regulator, with translation MTIDNRIQVVLIDDDPHLRQALSQTLDLAGLKILPLAEAKGLAAQLERDWPGVVVSDIRMPGMDGIELLTELHAQDPELPVLLITGHGDVPLAVQAMRAGAYDFLEKPFASDALLDSVRRALALRRLVLDNRSLRLALSDRNELSTRLVGQSPSMLRLREQIGALAATRADVLILGETGAGKEVVARALHDLSSRRNGPFVAINAGALAESVVESELFGHEPGAFTGAQKRRIGKFEFANGGTLFLDEIESMSLDVQVKLLRLLQERVVERLGGNQLIPLDIRIIAATKEDLRQAADQGRFRADLYYRLNVAPLRIPPLRERGEDALMLFQHFADEASARHGLPPHELQPGQRALLLRHTWPGNVRELQNAAERFALGLELALDSNEVQGTAGTTVEMVSGGLSEQVENFEKTLIAAELARSHSSVRSVAEALGIPRKTLHDKLRKHGLSFADSGASTHGDDLD, from the coding sequence ATGACCATCGACAACCGCATCCAGGTCGTGTTGATCGACGACGATCCCCACCTGCGCCAGGCCTTGAGCCAGACCCTGGACCTGGCCGGCCTGAAGATCCTGCCGCTGGCCGAAGCCAAGGGCTTGGCCGCGCAACTGGAGCGCGACTGGCCGGGCGTGGTCGTCAGCGATATCCGCATGCCGGGCATGGACGGCATCGAACTGCTGACCGAACTCCACGCTCAGGACCCAGAACTGCCGGTGCTGCTGATCACCGGTCACGGCGATGTGCCACTGGCGGTGCAAGCCATGCGCGCGGGGGCCTATGACTTTCTGGAAAAGCCCTTCGCCAGCGACGCCCTGCTCGACAGCGTGCGCCGCGCCCTGGCCTTGCGCCGACTGGTGCTGGACAACCGCAGTCTGCGCCTGGCCCTGAGCGATCGCAATGAATTGAGCACACGCCTGGTGGGGCAGTCACCCTCGATGCTGCGCCTGCGCGAACAAATCGGCGCCCTGGCGGCGACCCGGGCGGACGTGCTGATCCTCGGTGAGACCGGGGCCGGTAAAGAAGTGGTCGCCCGCGCGTTGCATGACCTGTCGAGTCGGCGCAATGGCCCGTTCGTGGCGATCAACGCCGGGGCACTGGCCGAATCGGTGGTCGAAAGCGAGTTGTTCGGCCATGAGCCAGGCGCTTTCACGGGCGCGCAGAAACGTCGCATCGGCAAGTTCGAATTTGCCAACGGTGGCACGTTATTTCTCGATGAGATCGAAAGCATGAGCCTGGACGTCCAGGTGAAATTGCTGCGTTTGCTGCAGGAGCGTGTGGTCGAACGCCTGGGCGGCAATCAACTGATCCCGCTGGACATCCGCATCATCGCCGCCACCAAGGAAGATCTGCGCCAGGCCGCCGATCAGGGCCGATTCCGCGCCGACTTGTACTATCGCCTGAACGTCGCGCCATTGCGCATTCCACCACTACGCGAACGCGGTGAAGATGCGCTGATGCTGTTCCAGCATTTCGCCGATGAAGCCAGCGCCCGCCACGGCTTGCCGCCCCATGAACTGCAACCCGGGCAACGCGCCCTGCTGTTGCGCCACACCTGGCCCGGCAACGTGCGCGAACTGCAAAACGCTGCCGAACGTTTCGCCCTGGGCCTGGAACTGGCGCTGGACAGCAACGAGGTGCAAGGCACGGCTGGCACGACAGTAGAAATGGTCAGCGGCGGATTGAGCGAGCAAGTGGAAAACTTCGAAAAAACCCTGATAGCCGCCGAACTGGCGCGCTCGCACAGCTCCGTGCGCAGCGTCGCCGAAGCGCTGGGCATTCCACGCAAGACCTTGCATGACAAATTGCGCAAGCACGGCCTGAGCTTCGCCGACAGCGGCGCCTCCACCCACGGCGACGACCTCGATTGA
- a CDS encoding sensor histidine kinase yields the protein MTPTLPRRPRWRSLALLALCLAPLLWPLEHLAERYYRSELAGQNRQTLDLYVANLLGTLHRYEVLPQILGDLPALRAVLGAPDDGVTQGNANRLLKNISTQTGAEVMYLMDTTGKTLAASNWDKHDSFVGRNFAFRPYFSEAMAGRLGRFFGLGTTSAKRGYFFAAAVRAGEKITGVLVVKVDLDHTESLWGKTPEQLLLTDHNGVVILTSRPEWRFRSTRELSEEERKAITAIQPYPTREPKPLKLNPNAWLTQTQAIAETGWNVSILAPRTLIDRPVRTVVAIGGATLLVLMLLLGLMMQRRRHYLERIAFEAKARRELEGRVAERTSDLEGLNRRLKQEVLEREQAQQELVRAQDDLVQAGKLSALGTMSASISHELNQPLAAIRSYAENAEVLLDHQRTDDARGNLKLISELTGRMASIIAHLRAFARRDRHAPESVALQPALDDALALLAKRRRSMEVELIRDLPAATLWVEAGETRLRQVLGNLLANALDALTEKGPPRKLWLSAQSTAEGVNLYIRDNGPGFCLEALGRASEPFYTTKTRTQGLGLGLAICETLMRAFGGELSFANHKEGGALITLKLRAGAPGVSLQPSEDRSA from the coding sequence ATGACTCCGACCCTTCCCCGCAGACCCCGCTGGCGCAGCCTGGCCCTGCTCGCGCTGTGCCTGGCGCCGTTGCTGTGGCCCCTGGAGCACCTGGCCGAGCGCTATTACCGCAGCGAACTGGCTGGCCAGAATCGCCAGACCCTCGACCTCTACGTCGCCAACCTGCTGGGCACCCTGCACCGCTATGAAGTGCTACCGCAGATCCTCGGCGACCTGCCGGCCCTGCGCGCCGTGCTTGGCGCGCCGGACGATGGCGTCACCCAGGGCAACGCCAATCGCCTGCTGAAAAACATCAGCACCCAGACCGGCGCCGAAGTCATGTACCTGATGGACACCACGGGCAAGACCCTGGCCGCCTCCAACTGGGACAAGCACGACAGTTTCGTGGGCCGCAACTTTGCCTTCCGGCCGTACTTCAGCGAAGCCATGGCCGGGCGGCTCGGGCGATTTTTCGGGCTGGGCACCACGTCCGCCAAACGTGGCTACTTCTTCGCCGCCGCCGTGCGCGCGGGGGAGAAAATCACCGGCGTGCTGGTGGTCAAGGTCGACCTCGACCACACCGAGAGCCTGTGGGGCAAAACCCCGGAGCAACTGCTGCTAACCGATCACAACGGCGTGGTCATCCTCACTTCGCGGCCGGAATGGCGTTTTCGTTCGACCCGGGAGTTGAGCGAAGAAGAGCGCAAGGCCATCACCGCGATCCAGCCCTACCCCACCCGCGAGCCCAAGCCGCTTAAGCTCAACCCCAACGCCTGGCTGACCCAGACCCAGGCGATCGCGGAAACCGGCTGGAACGTCAGCATCCTCGCCCCGCGAACCCTGATCGATCGCCCGGTGCGCACGGTGGTCGCCATCGGTGGCGCGACGCTTTTGGTGTTGATGCTGTTGCTCGGCCTGATGATGCAACGCCGCCGTCACTACCTGGAACGGATCGCCTTCGAAGCCAAGGCCCGGCGCGAACTGGAGGGACGGGTGGCCGAGCGTACCAGTGACCTTGAAGGCCTCAACCGCCGGCTCAAGCAGGAAGTGCTGGAGCGCGAACAGGCCCAGCAAGAGCTGGTTCGTGCCCAGGATGACCTGGTGCAGGCCGGCAAGCTCTCGGCCCTGGGAACGATGTCGGCGAGCATCAGTCACGAACTCAACCAACCTTTGGCAGCCATCCGCAGCTACGCGGAAAACGCCGAAGTGCTGCTCGACCACCAGCGCACCGACGATGCCCGTGGCAACCTCAAGCTGATCAGTGAATTGACCGGGCGCATGGCGTCGATCATCGCTCACCTGCGCGCCTTTGCCCGGCGCGACCGCCACGCCCCGGAAAGCGTCGCCCTGCAGCCGGCGCTGGACGATGCCCTGGCCTTGCTGGCCAAGCGCCGACGCAGCATGGAAGTCGAGCTGATTCGCGACTTGCCCGCCGCCACTTTGTGGGTCGAGGCCGGGGAAACCCGCCTGCGCCAGGTGCTGGGCAACCTGCTGGCCAACGCTCTGGATGCCCTGACGGAAAAAGGCCCGCCACGTAAACTCTGGCTCAGTGCCCAATCCACGGCCGAGGGCGTCAACCTGTACATTCGCGACAACGGCCCCGGGTTCTGCCTGGAGGCCCTCGGCCGCGCCAGCGAGCCCTTCTACACCACCAAGACCCGTACCCAGGGCCTTGGATTGGGGCTGGCGATCTGCGAGACCCTGATGCGCGCCTTCGGCGGCGAACTGTCGTTCGCCAACCACAAGGAGGGCGGCGCCTTGATTACCCTGAAGCTACGCGCAGGCGCACCGGGTGTGAGCCTGCAACCGTCCGAGGACCGAAGTGCATGA
- a CDS encoding aminotransferase, translating into MPLATLIHRASLPSPQVSAEQALELLQEHYGFGGTLQALGSQQDLNYRVDSDQGRFVLKICRGDYSALELQAQHAGLKHLAEHPDVHVPRVIAAKNGADLLSLEVAGQAVHVRLLDYIEGQSLTHLEYFNRKVVAGFGRLCGEMDLALADFDHPGLVRTLQWDARHAHALIAHLLPVIKDETQRRLIIEASEQAERHLLPLQDKLPVQAIHMDITDDNVVWQRDAQRHWQLQGVIDFGDLVRTWRITDLSVTCAALLHHGEGDPFCILPAVQAYHAVNPLQHEELLALWPLIVARAAVLVLSGEQQVSIDPGNTYSRDNLVHEWEIFRVATSVPLALMEAAILSAVGQNLPGIGGEGFAPLLPSLVGREFALIDLGVLSPHFEAGNWEQEGIDQRLLDEAAAVHGLAASLYGQYRLSRTRPDTAGEPDTCPLHVELRVPHGTTVEAPFAGVVHQPMPGLLQLDGPQLSVRLLGVTPSLDSGAALVKGQVLGSVSGPLIVQLCRGASFTAPLFCTPSRAGAWQALCPSPAVLLGLACDAPEELDSQTLLARRDASFARTQKHYYVDPPRIERGWRNHLIDMQGRSYLDMLNNVAVLGHGHPRMAAVASRQWSLLNTNSRFNYAAVAEFSERLLKLSPEGMDRVFLVNSGSEANDLAIRLAWAYSGGRDMLSVLEAYHGWTVGADAVSTSIADNPKALSSRPDWVHPVTAPNTYRGEFRGPDSTPDYVRSVEHNLAKIAGQKRQLAGFICEPVYGNAGGISLPPGYLQQVYAMVRAQGGVCIADEVQVGYGRMGHFFWGFEEQGVVPDIITMAKGMGNGQPLGAVITRREIAEALEAEGYFFSSAGGSPVSCQIGMAVLDVMEEEKLWENAQVVGGYFKERLEALIDIHPLVGAVHGSGFYLGVELIRNRATLEPATEETTALCDRLRELGIFMQPTGDYLNVLKIKPPMVTSRQSVDFFVDMLSKVMSEGL; encoded by the coding sequence ATGCCGCTCGCCACGTTGATTCATCGCGCCAGTTTGCCCAGCCCGCAAGTGTCTGCGGAGCAAGCGCTTGAGCTGTTGCAGGAACATTACGGGTTTGGCGGAACGTTGCAGGCCCTTGGCAGCCAGCAGGATTTGAACTACCGCGTCGACAGTGACCAAGGCCGCTTTGTCCTGAAAATCTGCCGGGGCGACTATTCGGCGCTGGAGCTGCAAGCCCAGCATGCCGGGCTCAAGCATCTGGCGGAACATCCTGACGTGCACGTGCCGCGCGTGATTGCGGCAAAAAACGGTGCGGATCTGTTGTCCCTGGAGGTCGCTGGCCAAGCGGTGCATGTGCGTTTGCTGGATTACATCGAGGGCCAGTCCCTGACGCACCTCGAATACTTCAATCGCAAGGTGGTGGCCGGTTTCGGGCGGTTGTGCGGTGAAATGGACCTGGCACTGGCCGATTTTGATCATCCGGGGCTGGTGCGAACCCTGCAGTGGGACGCGCGCCACGCCCATGCACTGATCGCGCATTTGCTGCCGGTCATCAAGGATGAAACCCAGCGCCGACTGATCATTGAAGCGTCCGAACAGGCCGAGCGCCATCTGTTGCCCCTGCAAGACAAGTTGCCGGTGCAAGCCATTCACATGGACATCACCGACGACAACGTGGTCTGGCAGCGAGATGCGCAGCGCCATTGGCAACTGCAAGGTGTGATCGATTTCGGCGACTTGGTCCGCACCTGGCGCATTACCGACCTGTCGGTGACCTGCGCAGCATTGCTGCACCATGGTGAAGGCGATCCGTTCTGCATTTTGCCAGCGGTGCAGGCGTATCACGCGGTCAATCCGTTGCAGCATGAAGAACTGCTGGCATTGTGGCCGCTGATCGTCGCCCGTGCGGCGGTGCTGGTGCTCAGTGGCGAACAGCAGGTCAGCATCGATCCGGGCAATACCTATAGCCGCGATAACCTGGTCCACGAGTGGGAAATCTTCCGGGTGGCCACATCGGTGCCGTTGGCGCTGATGGAAGCGGCCATCCTGTCGGCCGTCGGGCAGAACCTGCCAGGCATTGGCGGCGAAGGCTTCGCACCGCTGCTGCCGAGCCTGGTGGGGCGAGAGTTCGCGTTGATCGACCTGGGTGTGCTCAGCCCGCATTTCGAGGCCGGTAACTGGGAGCAGGAAGGCATCGATCAGCGCCTGCTGGACGAAGCCGCCGCCGTCCACGGTCTGGCAGCCAGTCTTTATGGGCAATACCGTTTGTCCCGCACACGCCCGGACACTGCCGGCGAGCCGGACACCTGTCCCTTGCACGTCGAGTTGCGCGTGCCCCACGGCACGACAGTCGAAGCGCCGTTTGCCGGGGTGGTGCACCAGCCGATGCCCGGGCTGCTGCAACTGGACGGTCCGCAACTGAGCGTGCGGTTGTTGGGTGTCACGCCATCGCTGGATAGCGGCGCAGCGCTGGTCAAGGGTCAGGTGTTGGGTTCGGTCAGCGGGCCGTTGATCGTGCAGTTGTGCCGAGGGGCGTCGTTTACCGCACCGTTGTTTTGCACACCTTCACGTGCTGGCGCCTGGCAAGCGCTGTGCCCGTCGCCAGCGGTGCTGCTGGGGCTGGCTTGCGATGCGCCAGAGGAACTCGATTCACAGACCTTGCTGGCCCGTCGGGATGCCAGTTTCGCCCGCACGCAAAAACACTATTACGTCGACCCGCCGCGCATCGAGCGCGGCTGGCGCAACCACCTGATCGACATGCAGGGCCGCTCTTACCTCGACATGCTCAACAACGTCGCGGTACTCGGCCACGGCCATCCGCGCATGGCAGCGGTCGCCAGCCGTCAGTGGTCGTTGCTCAACACCAACTCGCGGTTCAACTATGCGGCCGTGGCCGAATTCTCCGAGCGGCTGTTGAAATTGTCACCGGAGGGCATGGATCGGGTGTTCCTGGTCAACAGCGGCAGCGAGGCCAACGATCTGGCCATTCGCCTGGCGTGGGCCTACAGCGGCGGACGCGACATGCTCAGCGTACTGGAGGCCTATCACGGCTGGACAGTCGGCGCGGATGCGGTATCGACGTCGATCGCCGACAACCCCAAGGCCCTGAGCAGCCGCCCGGACTGGGTGCACCCGGTGACCGCGCCGAACACCTATCGCGGCGAATTCCGCGGCCCTGACAGCACGCCGGACTACGTGCGCAGCGTCGAACACAACCTGGCGAAAATCGCCGGGCAAAAACGTCAACTGGCCGGTTTCATTTGCGAACCGGTGTATGGCAATGCCGGTGGCATCTCGCTGCCGCCGGGTTACCTGCAGCAGGTTTACGCCATGGTCCGCGCCCAAGGTGGCGTGTGCATCGCCGATGAAGTGCAGGTGGGTTACGGGCGCATGGGCCATTTCTTCTGGGGCTTTGAAGAGCAGGGCGTGGTACCGGACATCATCACCATGGCCAAGGGCATGGGTAACGGCCAGCCACTGGGCGCGGTGATCACCCGCCGGGAAATCGCCGAAGCGCTGGAGGCCGAGGGGTATTTCTTCTCGTCCGCCGGTGGCAGCCCTGTCAGCTGCCAGATCGGCATGGCGGTGCTGGATGTGATGGAGGAGGAAAAACTCTGGGAAAACGCCCAGGTCGTCGGCGGGTATTTCAAGGAGCGACTGGAAGCGCTGATCGATATTCATCCGTTGGTCGGCGCCGTGCATGGTTCCGGGTTTTATCTGGGAGTGGAGTTGATCCGCAACCGTGCAACCCTGGAGCCGGCCACCGAAGAAACCACCGCGTTGTGCGATCGCTTGCGCGAACTGGGGATTTTCATGCAACCGACGGGCGATTACTTGAACGTGCTTAAGATCAAACCGCCGATGGTGACGTCGCGCCAGAGCGTGGATTTCTTTGTGGACATGCTTTCGAAAGTAATGAGCGAGGGTTTGTAA
- the aguB gene encoding N-carbamoylputrescine amidase yields MSRNVTVAATQMACSWDLEGNIEVAERLVREAAAKGAQIILIQELFEAPYFCQKPNPDYLQLATTVEDNVAIKHFQKVAKELQVVLPISFYELAGRARFNSIAIIDADGSNLGIYRKSHIPDGPGYHEKYYFNPGDTGFKVWNTRYAKIGVGICWDQWFPEAARSMALQGAEILFYPTAIGSEPHDKTISSRDHWQRVQQGHAGANLMPLIASNRIGNEEQDGYDITFYGSSFIANQFGEKVQELNETEEGILVHTFDLDKLEHTRSAWGSFRDRRPNLYGAIKTLDGSLES; encoded by the coding sequence ATGAGCCGTAACGTTACTGTCGCTGCCACGCAAATGGCCTGTTCCTGGGACCTTGAAGGCAACATCGAGGTCGCTGAAAGACTGGTCCGCGAAGCCGCGGCCAAAGGCGCGCAGATCATCCTGATCCAGGAATTGTTCGAGGCACCGTACTTCTGCCAGAAGCCGAACCCGGATTACCTGCAACTGGCAACGACGGTGGAAGACAACGTCGCCATCAAGCATTTCCAGAAAGTCGCCAAGGAGCTGCAAGTCGTGTTACCGATCAGCTTCTACGAACTGGCAGGCCGCGCACGTTTCAACAGCATCGCGATCATCGATGCCGACGGCAGCAACCTCGGGATTTATCGTAAAAGCCACATCCCGGATGGCCCTGGCTACCACGAGAAGTACTACTTCAACCCGGGCGATACCGGCTTCAAGGTGTGGAACACCCGATACGCGAAGATCGGCGTGGGCATCTGCTGGGACCAGTGGTTCCCCGAGGCCGCTCGCAGCATGGCGCTGCAAGGCGCGGAAATCCTGTTCTATCCGACTGCCATCGGCAGCGAGCCGCACGACAAGACCATTTCGTCCCGCGATCACTGGCAACGCGTACAGCAGGGCCACGCTGGCGCCAACCTGATGCCGCTGATCGCCAGTAACCGCATCGGCAACGAAGAACAGGACGGCTACGACATCACCTTCTACGGTTCGTCGTTCATCGCCAACCAGTTCGGCGAGAAGGTGCAGGAACTCAATGAAACCGAAGAAGGCATCCTGGTTCACACCTTCGACCTCGACAAACTCGAACACACACGCAGTGCATGGGGCTCCTTCCGCGATCGCCGTCCGAACCTGTATGGTGCTATCAAAACCCTCGACGGATCCCTGGAGTCCTGA
- the aguA gene encoding agmatine deiminase, translated as MTTLNSSPRADGFYMPAEWAPQTQTWMIWPERPDNWRLGGKPAQAAHVAVAKAIARFEPVTVAVSAGQYENARARLDVPNIRVVEMSSDDAWVRDTGPTFVINNSGEVRGVNWDFNSWGGFDGGLYSPWNRDSQVGGKILEIERSSRYRTEGFVLEGGSIHVDGEGTLITTEECLLNRNRNPHMNRAEIEAVLKDNLAVDKIIWLPDGLFNDETDGHVDNFCCYVRPGEVLLAWTDDPQDPNFPRCQAAMKVLQNSTDAKGRPFTVHKMPIPGPLYATEEECAGVDPVDGTQERNPSVRLAGSYVNFLIVNGGIIAPSFDDPLDGPAREILQTLFPQHEVVMVPGRELLLGGGNIHCLTQQQPAPHKE; from the coding sequence ATGACCACTTTGAACAGCTCCCCTCGCGCAGACGGCTTCTACATGCCGGCCGAGTGGGCACCCCAAACCCAGACCTGGATGATCTGGCCCGAGCGCCCGGACAACTGGCGCCTGGGCGGCAAACCGGCGCAAGCCGCACACGTAGCGGTGGCCAAGGCCATCGCCCGTTTCGAACCGGTCACCGTGGCGGTGTCCGCCGGCCAATACGAAAACGCCCGTGCCCGCCTGGACGTGCCGAATATCCGCGTGGTCGAGATGTCCAGCGACGACGCGTGGGTTCGGGACACCGGCCCAACGTTCGTCATCAATAACAGCGGCGAAGTCCGGGGGGTGAACTGGGACTTCAACTCGTGGGGTGGTTTCGACGGCGGCCTGTATTCGCCGTGGAACCGCGACTCGCAGGTGGGCGGCAAGATCCTCGAGATCGAGCGTAGCTCGCGCTATCGCACCGAGGGCTTCGTGCTCGAAGGCGGTTCGATTCACGTCGATGGCGAAGGCACGCTGATCACCACCGAAGAATGCCTGCTCAACCGCAATCGCAACCCGCACATGAATCGTGCGGAAATCGAAGCGGTGCTGAAAGACAATCTGGCTGTGGATAAGATCATCTGGCTGCCGGATGGCTTGTTCAACGACGAAACCGATGGCCATGTGGATAACTTCTGCTGCTACGTGCGTCCGGGTGAAGTGCTGTTGGCCTGGACAGATGACCCACAGGATCCGAACTTCCCACGCTGCCAGGCGGCCATGAAGGTGCTGCAAAACAGCACCGACGCCAAGGGGCGCCCGTTCACGGTGCACAAGATGCCGATTCCGGGGCCGCTGTATGCGACTGAGGAAGAATGTGCCGGTGTCGATCCGGTCGACGGGACTCAGGAGCGTAACCCGAGCGTTCGCCTGGCCGGCTCTTATGTGAACTTCCTGATCGTTAACGGCGGCATTATTGCCCCAAGTTTCGACGACCCGCTGGATGGTCCGGCAAGAGAGATCTTGCAGACACTGTTCCCGCAGCACGAAGTGGTTATGGTGCCTGGCCGTGAACTGTTACTGGGAGGCGGTAACATTCACTGCCTTACCCAACAACAGCCAGCTCCGCACAAAGAGTGA